The following proteins come from a genomic window of Aricia agestis chromosome 19, ilAriAges1.1, whole genome shotgun sequence:
- the LOC121736321 gene encoding catenin delta-2 isoform X1, translating into MDGVKKIHSGTLYRNGPVEGAYGQQHSPVSRSDASTEDAELSAALAHQHHLAMQAGEYPVGGGVEGDYGQYVSSPAAHYNHMGHLTMAPSQKYPHVMEAVSVASGYAGGVGGAGGGAGHYGTYAHYAAAYPAQPYLVDAQVPAYMAQEYVEGGGSASPRSASPGALPPQHNLHLQQRYDSTSLEQLGRHYCVTSPRGEYAADAYGYQHYPPVYEPQHQPAQFKDSQNGLSLGSTGGQSMYGDEDELQKQMAGMALVHGGGVGGVGGVGGREEGGLQWRDPNLPEVIGFLNSPSDVVKANAAAYLQHLTYMDDPNKQKTRSLGGIPPLVRLVSHENPEVCRNACGALRNLSYGRQNDENKRAIRDAGGIPALMALLCRATDMEVKELVTGVIWNMSSCEDLKQSIIDDAAQVIVNKVIIPHSGWHPTNPGDTYWSTVFRNASGVLRNASSAGEYARRRLRSLAGLAESLLHLVRAALAANSIGTKIVENCVCVLRNLSYRCQEIEDPLYDTRAPPTQSSGQARIQASASKGENLGCFGGSKKKKEGSSSNSTSPLSKSEPEPQLDAGTQLGYSVPKGTEMLWSPEVVPLYMALLQTCSNPETLEAAAGALQNLAACYWQPSIDIRAAVRKEKGLPILVELLRMEVDRVVCAVATALRNLAIDQRNKELIGKYAMRDLVQKLPSGNNNQQHDQGTSDDTIAAVLATLNEVIKKSAEFSRSLLEAGGVERLLHLTKQRQRHTPRVLKFAGQVLMTMWSHAELREVYRKHGWREADFLTPARAAAPRAPVPQGGAACAPHSPNNANSTLSRPMASTGGTRYEDRTIRRHRENDDMPTMDVNSYGEGLGMGNPNGRPMNLQGVQAQMPPPSSR; encoded by the exons CAACGGTCCGGTGGAGGGGGCGTACGGGCAGCAGCACAGCCCCGTGTCCCGCTCCGACGCCTCCACCGAGGACGCCGAGCTGTCCGCCGCGCTCGCGCATCAGCACCATCTCGCTATGCAG GCAGGGGAATATCCTGTGGGCGGGGGCGTGGAGGGTGATTACGGGCAGTATGTGTCGTCCCCCGCGGCTCACTACAACCACATGGGTCACCTCACCATGGCGCCGTCGCAGAAGTACCCACAT GTGATGGAGGCGGTGTCGGTGGCGAGCGGGTACGCGGGCGGCgtgggcggcgcggggggcggggccggCCACTACGGCACGTACGCACACTACGCCGCCGCCTACCCCGCGCAGCCGTACCTTGTGGACGCGCAGGTGCCCGCTTATATGGCGCAG GAGTACGTAGAGGGCGGTGGCAGTGCGTCGCCGCGTAGCGCGTCACCGGGCGCTCTACCGCCACAGCACAACCTACACTTACAACAGAG GTACGACTCGACGTCGCTAGAGCAACTGGGGCGGCACTACTGCGTGACGTCGCCGCGCGGTGAGTACGCCGCCGACGCGTACGGCTACCAGCACTACCCACCCGTCTACGAGCCGCAGCACCAGCCCGCGCAGTTCAAG GACTCTCAGAACGGCTTAAGTCTAGGCAGCACGGGTGGACAGTCGATGTACGGCGACGAAGACGAACTGCAGAAGCAGATGGCTGGAATGGCTTTAG ttcacGGTGGCGGCGTGGGCGGAGTCGGCGGGGTAGGCGGACGCGAGGAGGGCGGGCTACAATGGCGCGACCCCAACCTGCCGGAGGTGATCGGCTTCCTCAACTCCCCGTCAGACGTGGTCAAGGCCAACGCGGCAGCATACCTCCAGCACCTCACGTATATGGATGACCCTAATAAGCAGAAGACTAGGAGTCTAG GTGGCATCCCGCCGCTAGTGCGTCTGGTGTCGCACGAGAACCCCGAGGTGTGCCGCAACGCGTGCGGCGCGCTCCGCAACCTGTCGTACGGCCGCCAGAACGACGAGAACAAGCGCGCTATCCGCGACGCCGGCGGCATACCCGCGCTCATGGCGCTGCTGTGCCGCGCTACTGACATGGAG GTGAAGGAGCTAGTGACAGGTGTGATCTGGAACATGTCCTCCTGTGAAGACCTCAAACAGTCAATCATCGACGACGCGGCACAAGTGATAGTCAACAAGGTGATCATACCGCACTCCGGCTGGCATCCCACCAACCCCGGCGATACTTATTGGTCTACAG TATTCCGCAACGCGTCTGGCGTGCTCCGTAACGCGTCATCTGCGGGCGAGTACGCGCGGCGGCGGCTGCGCTCGCTGGCCGGGCTCGCGGAGTCGCTCCTGCATCTAGTACGTGCGGCACTCGCGGCCAACTCCATCGGCACGAAGATCGTCGAGAACTGCGTTTGTGTGCTGAGGAATCTGTCTTACAG ATGTCAAGAAATAGAAGACCCATTATACGACACAAGAGCACCGCCTACACAATCATCGGGACAGGCTAGGATACAGGCCAGCGCCTCAAAag GGGAAAACCTCGGCTGCTTCGGTGGTagtaagaagaagaaggaggGTTCGTCGTCAAACTCCACGTCGCCGCTAAGTAAGAGCGAGCCCGAGCCGCAGTTAGACGCCGGCACGCAGCTCGGGTACAGCGTACCCAAGGGTACCGAGATGCTGTGGTCGCCTGAG GTGGTGCCGCTATACATGGCGCTGCTGCAGACGTGCTCCAACCCTGAGACGCTGgaggcggcggcgggcgcgctCCAGAACCTCGCCGCCTGCTACTGGCAACCCTCCATAGACATACGCGCTGCCGTGCGCAAGGAGAAAG GTTTACCGATATTAGTGGAACTCCTGCGTATGGAGGTGGACAGAGTGGTGTGCGCCGTAGCGACGGCGTTACGCAACCTCGCGATAGATCAGCGCAACAAGGAGCTGATAGGGAAGTACGCGATGCGAGACCTCGTGCAGAAGTTGCCCAGCGGGAACAACAATCAGCAGCATGATCAG GGCACATCAGACGACACGATCGCGGCGGTACTGGCGACGCTGAACGAGGTGATCAAGAAAAGCGCGGAGTTCTCGCGCTCGCTGCTGGAGGCGGGCGGCGTAGAGCGGCTGCTGCACCTCACCAAACAGCGCCAGCGGCACACGCCCAGGGTGCTGAAGTTCGCAG GTCAAGTGCTGATGACGATGTGGTCGCACGCGGAACTGCGCGAGGTGTACCGCAAGCATGGATGGCGTGAGGCGGACTTCCTGACGCCGGCGCGCGCCGCCGCACCTCGTGCGCCCGTACCACAAGGCG GGGCTGCGTGCGCGCCGCACTCGCCAAACAACGCGAACAGCACGCTCAGCCGGCCAATGGCGTCCACGGGCGGCACCCGCTACGAGGACCGCACCATACGCCGCCACCGCGAG aacGATGACATGCCGACGATGGACGTGAACAGCTACGGCGAGGGTCTCGGCATGGGCAACCCCAACGGCCGGCCGATGAACCTGCAGGGTGTCCAGGCTCAGATGCCCCCGCCGAGTAGCCGCTAA
- the LOC121736321 gene encoding catenin delta-2 isoform X2, translating to MDGVKKIHSGTLYRNGPVEGAYGQQHSPVSRSDASTEDAELSAALAHQHHLAMQAGEYPVGGGVEGDYGQYVSSPAAHYNHMGHLTMAPSQKYPHVMEAVSVASGYAGGVGGAGGGAGHYGTYAHYAAAYPAQPYLVDAQVPAYMAQEYVEGGGSASPRSASPGALPPQHNLHLQQRYDSTSLEQLGRHYCVTSPRGEYAADAYGYQHYPPVYEPQHQPAQFKDSQNGLSLGSTGGQSMYGDEDELQKQMAGMALVHGGGVGGVGGVGGREEGGLQWRDPNLPEVIGFLNSPSDVVKANAAAYLQHLTYMDDPNKQKTRSLGGIPPLVRLVSHENPEVCRNACGALRNLSYGRQNDENKRAIRDAGGIPALMALLCRATDMEVKELVTGVIWNMSSCEDLKQSIIDDAAQVIVNKVIIPHSGWHPTNPGDTYWSTVFRNASGVLRNASSAGEYARRRLRSLAGLAESLLHLVRAALAANSIGTKIVENCVCVLRNLSYRCQEIEDPLYDTRAPPTQSSGQARIQASASKGENLGCFGGSKKKKEGSSSNSTSPLSKSEPEPQLDAGTQLGYSVPKGTEMLWSPEVVPLYMALLQTCSNPETLEAAAGALQNLAACYWQPSIDIRAAVRKEKGLPILVELLRMEVDRVVCAVATALRNLAIDQRNKELIGKYAMRDLVQKLPSGNNNQQHDQGTSDDTIAAVLATLNEVIKKSAEFSRSLLEAGGVERLLHLTKQRQRHTPRVLKFAGQVLMTMWSHAELREVYRKHGWREADFLTPARAAAPRAPVPQGER from the exons CAACGGTCCGGTGGAGGGGGCGTACGGGCAGCAGCACAGCCCCGTGTCCCGCTCCGACGCCTCCACCGAGGACGCCGAGCTGTCCGCCGCGCTCGCGCATCAGCACCATCTCGCTATGCAG GCAGGGGAATATCCTGTGGGCGGGGGCGTGGAGGGTGATTACGGGCAGTATGTGTCGTCCCCCGCGGCTCACTACAACCACATGGGTCACCTCACCATGGCGCCGTCGCAGAAGTACCCACAT GTGATGGAGGCGGTGTCGGTGGCGAGCGGGTACGCGGGCGGCgtgggcggcgcggggggcggggccggCCACTACGGCACGTACGCACACTACGCCGCCGCCTACCCCGCGCAGCCGTACCTTGTGGACGCGCAGGTGCCCGCTTATATGGCGCAG GAGTACGTAGAGGGCGGTGGCAGTGCGTCGCCGCGTAGCGCGTCACCGGGCGCTCTACCGCCACAGCACAACCTACACTTACAACAGAG GTACGACTCGACGTCGCTAGAGCAACTGGGGCGGCACTACTGCGTGACGTCGCCGCGCGGTGAGTACGCCGCCGACGCGTACGGCTACCAGCACTACCCACCCGTCTACGAGCCGCAGCACCAGCCCGCGCAGTTCAAG GACTCTCAGAACGGCTTAAGTCTAGGCAGCACGGGTGGACAGTCGATGTACGGCGACGAAGACGAACTGCAGAAGCAGATGGCTGGAATGGCTTTAG ttcacGGTGGCGGCGTGGGCGGAGTCGGCGGGGTAGGCGGACGCGAGGAGGGCGGGCTACAATGGCGCGACCCCAACCTGCCGGAGGTGATCGGCTTCCTCAACTCCCCGTCAGACGTGGTCAAGGCCAACGCGGCAGCATACCTCCAGCACCTCACGTATATGGATGACCCTAATAAGCAGAAGACTAGGAGTCTAG GTGGCATCCCGCCGCTAGTGCGTCTGGTGTCGCACGAGAACCCCGAGGTGTGCCGCAACGCGTGCGGCGCGCTCCGCAACCTGTCGTACGGCCGCCAGAACGACGAGAACAAGCGCGCTATCCGCGACGCCGGCGGCATACCCGCGCTCATGGCGCTGCTGTGCCGCGCTACTGACATGGAG GTGAAGGAGCTAGTGACAGGTGTGATCTGGAACATGTCCTCCTGTGAAGACCTCAAACAGTCAATCATCGACGACGCGGCACAAGTGATAGTCAACAAGGTGATCATACCGCACTCCGGCTGGCATCCCACCAACCCCGGCGATACTTATTGGTCTACAG TATTCCGCAACGCGTCTGGCGTGCTCCGTAACGCGTCATCTGCGGGCGAGTACGCGCGGCGGCGGCTGCGCTCGCTGGCCGGGCTCGCGGAGTCGCTCCTGCATCTAGTACGTGCGGCACTCGCGGCCAACTCCATCGGCACGAAGATCGTCGAGAACTGCGTTTGTGTGCTGAGGAATCTGTCTTACAG ATGTCAAGAAATAGAAGACCCATTATACGACACAAGAGCACCGCCTACACAATCATCGGGACAGGCTAGGATACAGGCCAGCGCCTCAAAag GGGAAAACCTCGGCTGCTTCGGTGGTagtaagaagaagaaggaggGTTCGTCGTCAAACTCCACGTCGCCGCTAAGTAAGAGCGAGCCCGAGCCGCAGTTAGACGCCGGCACGCAGCTCGGGTACAGCGTACCCAAGGGTACCGAGATGCTGTGGTCGCCTGAG GTGGTGCCGCTATACATGGCGCTGCTGCAGACGTGCTCCAACCCTGAGACGCTGgaggcggcggcgggcgcgctCCAGAACCTCGCCGCCTGCTACTGGCAACCCTCCATAGACATACGCGCTGCCGTGCGCAAGGAGAAAG GTTTACCGATATTAGTGGAACTCCTGCGTATGGAGGTGGACAGAGTGGTGTGCGCCGTAGCGACGGCGTTACGCAACCTCGCGATAGATCAGCGCAACAAGGAGCTGATAGGGAAGTACGCGATGCGAGACCTCGTGCAGAAGTTGCCCAGCGGGAACAACAATCAGCAGCATGATCAG GGCACATCAGACGACACGATCGCGGCGGTACTGGCGACGCTGAACGAGGTGATCAAGAAAAGCGCGGAGTTCTCGCGCTCGCTGCTGGAGGCGGGCGGCGTAGAGCGGCTGCTGCACCTCACCAAACAGCGCCAGCGGCACACGCCCAGGGTGCTGAAGTTCGCAG GTCAAGTGCTGATGACGATGTGGTCGCACGCGGAACTGCGCGAGGTGTACCGCAAGCATGGATGGCGTGAGGCGGACTTCCTGACGCCGGCGCGCGCCGCCGCACCTCGTGCGCCCGTACCACAAGGCG aacGATGA